The following are encoded in a window of Rosa chinensis cultivar Old Blush chromosome 4, RchiOBHm-V2, whole genome shotgun sequence genomic DNA:
- the LOC112199035 gene encoding uncharacterized protein LOC112199035 produces MSMDDAGVLRKLQMNELEELRNDAYESSQIYKEKTKAYHDKMLRGKTFVVGQKVLLFHSRLKLFPIKLKSRWIGHFIVTHVFPHGAIHIRSETTSNEFKVNGHRLKPYYEAFRETTVEEEDFHIAPPPMD; encoded by the coding sequence ATGTCCATGGATGATGCTGGAGTGTTGAGGAAGCTCCAAATGAATGAGTTGGAAGAGTTGAGGAATGATGCTTATGAGAGTTCACAGATCTACAAGGAGAAAACTAAGGCTTATCATGATAAGATGCTTCGTGGCAAGACCTTTGTTGTGGGACAAAAAGTCCTATTGTTTCACTCTCGACTTAAACTCTTTCCTATTAAACTTAaatctcgttggattggacatTTTATTGTTACTCACGTTTTtcctcatggtgctatacaTATTAGAAGTGAGACAACTAGCAACGAGTTTAAGGTGAATGGCCATCGTTTGAAGCCATATTATGAGGCGTTTAGGGAGACAACTGTGGAGGAAGAGGACTTCCACATTGCGCCACCTCCTATGGATTAA